The sequence CTACCTTCTGTTGAGCATGGCCGTTTGTGTCGTGACTCCGTCGTATGGTCAAAGCACCATTAGCAATTCGCCATTCGATTTGACCCTTAGCAAAGGTAGTTGGATCGCGTCGCTTCCCGAGTATCAAATGGGAACCAACAGCAGCGGCGGATCGGCATTCTATGATGATCAAGACCAATTCGGTGGGATCGTACGGCTCGACGCCGTTCGCCGAGCACTGGGGACGCGGACCAGTTTCGAGGGCAACATTTTCTACGCGTTTGCCGGATCATCGAGCGGCGGAAACGTTGGCGATATCAATTTCCCCAACCCGGCCGATGGTTCCAATCTGTTGCGATCCGGGGCTTCGCCAAAGTTCGACAGCGACGTTCAGCACTACGGGGGCGACCTTGTCATTCGCGACACTTGGCGAACTCGCTTTGGGGGACTCTCGGCCGGGGTGGCGTATAGCTTGATGGCGTTTGATCAAGACTTTGAACTCGAAGACGGTTCATTGCGGTTGTTCAAAGAAGAGCTTGATACAGATTTCCAAGGCGGAAAGGTCGTCACTGGTTGGGACGGATACCTGCTCGGCCGGGCGAGCAACTTGAAGCTGAACGTCGGTATCTATGACATGGACGCCAACTACTGGGCGACCCCGTCGGCAGTCCCAGCCAACTACAGTGCCGAACTCAGCAAGACGACTTACACGATCGAAACCGAGTTCACGACTCGCGATCAATTCTGCGGCTACGACGTCGGGATGACCATCGGCGTGACCTACTTTGCCGACATGCCCACGATCAACCACAACGTCGGTTCGGCTGCAACGCTGGGAACCGACGACGCAGTCACGGTATCGCTGATGTTCGACATCCTGCTGCTGTAAGAGCCGTCGGATGACCAAGTGGCGGTCGATGCTATCTAGCGACCGTCGCGTTCACGGTGGATCCACGCTCTGACGAGCGTGGCGACGACCGTTAGCTTCTGCCGAAGTTTCTAAGTCACAGCAGTGTCCTCGCGCTACTGCTGTTGTTCTTTGTTACAGTTGCTGTCCATCGCGGTGGGTTGGCCAACCAATTCGACCGGATGAGTGTACAGATAACGCCAAACGTCTTCGTGCATGAATTTGCCGGTTGCTTTATCTCGATAAGCCCGGCTGCCAGGCTGAACGCTGCTGTGTGCGGCATTGGCGTCTCCTTTGACATCAAAATCGGTGACTAGCCGACGAGTGTTTTGGTAAGGGAACGGTACTTTGTCGACGTTCACGATCGGGCCAAACTTGTGCATCCCGATCAATTCCCAGCTGCGGCAATAGTGGTCGGCGGTCCAGCCGCCGTCCAACACATGCGAGAAACCAAAGTAACGGTTCTCGGGGGTTGCTGAGGGTAACGCTTGCCATGTTTGGTATTGGTCACGCGGGCCACACAACGCCACGACGCGAGCGACTTTGACGTGTTTGGCAAAGCGGGCTGCGGTGGTCGAGCCGTGCGATGCTCCGGAAATGATCACCTTGTCCCAACGCAGATCCTTGCCGTCCTCGCTAAGGAATTGTTCCCATTTGCCTTGCGGGTTTTCTTTGGCCAACCATTTCACGTACTGATAGGCTCGCTGCATCATTCCATCGGGTTTAGGGATGTCGACTTCGTCACTGAAGTCTTCTCCCGTGGCCGCCTCAAGACGAATGTTGCCTCGGCAATGTTCGCCGACCGGTTTCTCTTGGCAACAAATGCCAAACCATTTGTTGGCGTAATGGACTTGCATCGCGTGCAGTCCGTAGCTGTTTAGCCGATCGAAAAGTCCGCTGTTGTGTCCCATCAACCAAATCACCAGCTCGCCCCGAGGGGCGACGCGGGTGTCGACCGAAGCATGTTGCAGGTCGGCTGGTTTCCCTTTGTCGGTTTCGATTAGGAAATTGATTTCGGGATGCGATTTGACTCGCGAATCGATCTCGCTCGCTCGCGTCGTGAACTTGTAATGCTGAGGATCGGGATCATCAAACGATGGCGGTGCCGCCATCACGGTCGATACACAAACAAGCAAACTCACGGATGCAGCGATGCAGCAAAATCTCATAAAACGCCTAGCAGCAGGTTGGGGTAGGGGAGAGGGCTAACCCAACGAAGCGGGTTAGGTAGGTTTGTCGAGTGACAACATCATAATCGCTAGCGGAGGAATGTTCAGCTCGAGACTGTAGGGGCGACCATGACTTTCTTCGTCAATCGTTTCTTTGGCCCCCAGATTGCCAAAATTGCTGCCTCCATAGACTTCCGCGTCGCTGTTCAAAATCTCGACATAAGCTCCTTTTTCAGGAACGCCGACACGGTAATTCGAGTGCGTCGAGGGCGTGAAGTTGACGACCACGACCACTTGTTGCCCGTCACGTGACGTGCGGCAGAACGTGTAGATGCTTTTGGCTGCATCGTCCGCGGCGATCCACGAGAATCCGGCGGGGTCGCAGTCGAGTTCGTGCAGCGCGGGGTAATCCTTGTGTAAACGGTTCAAATCGCCGACAAAACGCTGCAAACCATCATGGAACCGGTACTCCAATAACGCCCAATCCAACTGCTGTTCATAATTCCATTCGGACCACTGGCCAAACTCGCAGCCCATGAACATCAATTTCTTGCCTGGGACAGCGTATTGGTAACCGAACAGCAATCGCATGTTGGCAAATTTTTGCCAATCATCCCCCGGCATTCGCGAGATCAATGATCCTTTGCCGTGAACCACTTCGTCATGCGAAAGCGGCAGGACAAAGTTTTCGCTGTAAGCGTAGACCGAACGGAACGTCAATTCGTTTTGATGATACTTGCGATGGATCGGGTCGCGTTTCATGTACTCCAGCGTGTCGTGCATCCATCCCATGTCCCACTTCATGCCGAAGCCTAGGCCGCCGGTATAAACGGGACGCGAAACCCCGCCGAACGACGTTGATTCTTCGGCAAGGGTGATCGCCCCAGGAAAATCGGCATGCAGATGAGTGTTCATGTCTTTCATGAACTGGATGGCTTCAAAGTTTTCGTTGCCACCAAAACAATTCGGTACCCATTCGCCATCGTTCCGCGAATAGTCCAAATACAACATCGATGCAACCGCGTCGACTCGCAGTCCATCGATGTGATACTCCTTCAACCAAAATCGAGCACTGGCGTGCAAGAAGTCACGGACTTCGTGACGACCATAATTGAAAATGTGGGTCTTCCAATCTGGATGGAAACCTTGTTTGGGGTCGTCATGTTCATACAGCCCGGTGCCATCAAAACGTGCCAACCCGTGCGCGTCATAGGGGAAGTGGGCGGGAACCCAATCCATGATCACCCCGATGCCGTTTTGATGACAATAGTCGACAAAATAGCGGAAATCGTCAGGTTCGCCAAAGCGACTCGTCGGCGCAAAGTAACTTGTCACTTGGTAGCCCCACGATCCATCGAAGGGAAACTCGGTGATCGGCATCAATTCAATGTGAGTGAAGCCAAGCGATTTGACATGCTCGACCAACATTTCTGCTAACTCGTGATAGCTATGGTAGCGACGTCCATCCCAAGGCCGTTTCCAGGACGGCAAGTGAACCTCGTAGATCGACATTGGTTCGTGAAGCCAATCGCTCTTGCTGCGTTTTTCCATCCATGCATCATCCTTCCAGGTGTAGCGATCGAGGTCGTACACGATCGAAGCGGTTGCCGGAGGATGCTCGGCGTAAAACGCAAAGGGGTCCGCCTTGTGCAAGACTTCGCCATGTTTGGTGCGGATCCCATACTTGTACGATGTGCCATGTTTGACTCCGGGAACAAAGCCAGTCCAAACGCCTGAGTCGCTGCCGGTCAGCCAATCGGCGCCGTGTTGCCAGCCGTTGCCGTCGGTCAACACGCTGACCTCGGTCGCGTTAGGAGCCCATACAGCAAACCGGGCACCCTCGACTTCATCGCGGGTTTCCAAGTGAGCTCCGAGCCAATGGTAGCGTTCGGGCGCTTGAGCGACACGCGAAGCGACATCGGATACGGGTTTTGCGGGTGGAGCTTGGGTCAGCGGAGTGGTGGGCTTGGCGGGGGTCGCTTGAGGTGCCGAGGCTTGTTGCACAATTGGGACCGCTTGCTTGGACGCGGTGGTTTGTTTTTGCGACATGGATTGGGGGGCAGTTCCGGTTGACGTGGGGGGCTTGGCTGTCATCGCTTGAACTCTCATTCAATTAGAGGGCAAAACTCAGGGGGCTTTCGAAGCCGTTTGACGAGCGTCGGAGTGTTCTTTCGGACTCTTCTAAAATAACGCGATTCAGACAGGGGGATACCGGGAATGCACCCTTTTCACCCTCGGATTGACTGT comes from Novipirellula caenicola and encodes:
- a CDS encoding BPSS1187 family protein → MSLLVCVSTVMAAPPSFDDPDPQHYKFTTRASEIDSRVKSHPEINFLIETDKGKPADLQHASVDTRVAPRGELVIWLMGHNSGLFDRLNSYGLHAMQVHYANKWFGICCQEKPVGEHCRGNIRLEAATGEDFSDEVDIPKPDGMMQRAYQYVKWLAKENPQGKWEQFLSEDGKDLRWDKVIISGASHGSTTAARFAKHVKVARVVALCGPRDQYQTWQALPSATPENRYFGFSHVLDGGWTADHYCRSWELIGMHKFGPIVNVDKVPFPYQNTRRLVTDFDVKGDANAAHSSVQPGSRAYRDKATGKFMHEDVWRYLYTHPVELVGQPTAMDSNCNKEQQQ
- the glgB gene encoding 1,4-alpha-glucan branching protein GlgB, which gives rise to MSQKQTTASKQAVPIVQQASAPQATPAKPTTPLTQAPPAKPVSDVASRVAQAPERYHWLGAHLETRDEVEGARFAVWAPNATEVSVLTDGNGWQHGADWLTGSDSGVWTGFVPGVKHGTSYKYGIRTKHGEVLHKADPFAFYAEHPPATASIVYDLDRYTWKDDAWMEKRSKSDWLHEPMSIYEVHLPSWKRPWDGRRYHSYHELAEMLVEHVKSLGFTHIELMPITEFPFDGSWGYQVTSYFAPTSRFGEPDDFRYFVDYCHQNGIGVIMDWVPAHFPYDAHGLARFDGTGLYEHDDPKQGFHPDWKTHIFNYGRHEVRDFLHASARFWLKEYHIDGLRVDAVASMLYLDYSRNDGEWVPNCFGGNENFEAIQFMKDMNTHLHADFPGAITLAEESTSFGGVSRPVYTGGLGFGMKWDMGWMHDTLEYMKRDPIHRKYHQNELTFRSVYAYSENFVLPLSHDEVVHGKGSLISRMPGDDWQKFANMRLLFGYQYAVPGKKLMFMGCEFGQWSEWNYEQQLDWALLEYRFHDGLQRFVGDLNRLHKDYPALHELDCDPAGFSWIAADDAAKSIYTFCRTSRDGQQVVVVVNFTPSTHSNYRVGVPEKGAYVEILNSDAEVYGGSNFGNLGAKETIDEESHGRPYSLELNIPPLAIMMLSLDKPT